Proteins encoded within one genomic window of Bacillus sp. F19:
- a CDS encoding ferredoxin — MKKRLYLELENCIGCRSCLAACTQCGGHEERNRNYVYDVNPLVNRQTMPLMCLHCVNPACARSCPAQAIQIHETGAVLSALVEKCIGCQNCTIACPYGIPKFDTEQNLMYKCDLCIDRTKDGIPPMCASVCPSNTLQWLTDEEIEQKKQQFNLDNGKWVTSMPYLENETNVKINLPGILQGVKKLF; from the coding sequence ATGAAAAAGCGATTGTATCTGGAGCTTGAAAACTGTATCGGCTGCCGCTCCTGTCTTGCTGCTTGTACGCAGTGCGGTGGGCATGAGGAAAGAAACCGCAACTACGTTTATGACGTGAACCCGCTCGTTAACCGTCAAACCATGCCGCTGATGTGTTTGCACTGTGTGAATCCTGCTTGTGCGAGAAGCTGTCCTGCCCAGGCAATTCAAATTCACGAAACGGGTGCAGTACTGTCAGCGCTAGTAGAGAAGTGTATTGGATGTCAAAACTGTACGATTGCTTGTCCGTACGGCATTCCAAAGTTTGATACGGAACAAAATCTTATGTATAAATGCGACCTCTGTATCGATCGTACAAAGGATGGTATTCCGCCAATGTGTGCGAGTGTTTGTCCTTCTAATACTTTACAGTGGCTGACTGATGAGGAGATCGAACAAAAGAAACAGCAGTTTAACCTGGATAACGGAAAATGGGTAACGAGTATGCCTTATCTTGAAAATGAAACGAATGTAAAAATAAATCTCCCTGGTATTCTGCAGGGTGTCAAAAAGCTTTTTTAG
- a CDS encoding histidine kinase, whose amino-acid sequence MDPLLEKDNVISYLLHLQEQECKRIGLEFHEGVAQNLYSVYTGLQFIEQGLQNDALKNFMNEMIRSMETGIGDIRRLSTELYPITLSTLGLVPAIKQFAVYYTSTFGIVINVKETGNRYMLEEAVNLAVYRVCQEAFTNAAKYADVEEMDILISSEKEKLQVVIRDNGRGFLKEKVIAENKAPGLLAMKERIRLVGGDCRISSEINKGTQVTVTVPAYFINHHKRRDCVDKDSAGR is encoded by the coding sequence ATGGACCCGCTATTAGAAAAAGATAACGTAATCTCTTATCTTCTTCATTTACAAGAACAGGAATGTAAACGAATAGGTCTTGAATTCCACGAAGGTGTGGCACAGAATTTATATAGTGTGTACACAGGCCTCCAATTTATTGAACAAGGTCTGCAAAATGATGCCCTGAAAAATTTTATGAATGAAATGATTCGATCGATGGAAACGGGTATAGGAGATATTAGAAGGCTATCAACTGAGCTATACCCGATTACCCTCTCTACCCTTGGTCTAGTGCCGGCTATTAAGCAATTTGCGGTCTATTATACATCTACGTTCGGCATTGTGATAAATGTAAAAGAAACAGGAAATAGGTATATGCTTGAAGAAGCTGTAAACCTGGCCGTTTACCGCGTTTGTCAGGAAGCGTTCACGAATGCAGCGAAATATGCAGATGTGGAAGAAATGGATATTCTGATCTCTTCTGAAAAAGAAAAATTGCAAGTGGTCATTCGGGATAATGGCCGCGGCTTTTTAAAGGAAAAGGTCATCGCCGAAAATAAAGCACCGGGATTATTGGCAATGAAAGAACGTATAAGACTGGTCGGAGGGGACTGCCGCATCTCCTCCGAAATAAACAAAGGAACGCAGGTAACTGTGACCGTTCCGGCATATTTTATAAATCATCATAAAAGGAGGGATTGTGTTGATAAGGATTCTGCTGGTAGATGA
- a CDS encoding A24 family peptidase encodes MILLALYGLLLGSFFNVVGFRIPNKESIVAPRSACPGCHHTLTAGELIPVVSYLLQGGKCRKCKARISPLYPFVEMMTAILFTISPLLVGWSKELVIALTLISLFMIIFVSDIKYMIIPDKVLLFFAGLFLIERIFIPLSPWWDSLIGAAAGFFLLLAIAFLSKGRGMGGGDIKLFTVLGLALGWKLVMLSFFFSCLVGSVIGIAAILTGKVKRKQPMPFGPSIMAGTLLAYFYGEELLMWYFRMIGF; translated from the coding sequence ATGATATTACTAGCTCTTTACGGCCTCCTACTAGGATCCTTTTTCAACGTAGTCGGCTTCCGTATACCAAATAAAGAATCCATAGTGGCGCCCCGGTCTGCATGTCCGGGGTGTCATCATACGTTAACGGCAGGAGAGCTTATTCCTGTTGTTTCCTATTTGCTGCAGGGCGGGAAGTGCAGAAAGTGCAAGGCGAGGATTTCTCCGCTTTACCCGTTTGTTGAGATGATGACGGCAATTCTTTTTACGATATCACCGCTTTTGGTGGGATGGTCAAAAGAATTGGTTATTGCGCTTACTCTCATCTCGTTATTTATGATTATCTTTGTCTCAGATATAAAATATATGATTATTCCAGATAAAGTACTGCTCTTTTTTGCAGGTTTGTTTTTAATAGAAAGAATTTTTATTCCGCTGTCTCCCTGGTGGGATTCGCTAATAGGAGCTGCAGCCGGTTTCTTTTTGCTGCTGGCCATTGCTTTCTTGAGTAAAGGCAGAGGGATGGGCGGCGGAGATATTAAATTGTTTACTGTGCTTGGTCTTGCCCTTGGCTGGAAGCTTGTTATGCTGTCTTTCTTTTTTTCCTGCCTTGTTGGTTCGGTTATCGGAATAGCTGCCATTTTAACAGGTAAAGTGAAACGTAAGCAGCCGATGCCGTTTGGCCCGTCTATAATGGCTGGAACATTACTTGCTTACTTTTACGGCGAAGAACTATTAATGTGGTATTTCAGAATGATTGGTTTTTAG
- a CDS encoding response regulator transcription factor yields the protein MRILLVDDHAVVRMGLNMLLNAHPNMEVVGEASEGNEGIKKAEEQRPDVVLMDLSMPHGKDGLSATSELKKILPNTSILILTMHDDEEYLFRAIQAGASGCILKSAPHEELLQAIESVAKGYAYLYPSATKRLMEEYLSHMKQDGADSYSLLSDREKEVLTLIAKGYSNKEIAEKLVISVKTVETHKSKVMEKLQMKTRPELVTYALKKGLMGYGF from the coding sequence ATAAGGATTCTGCTGGTAGATGATCATGCTGTTGTCAGGATGGGCCTTAACATGCTGTTAAATGCCCATCCAAATATGGAAGTGGTCGGAGAAGCGTCTGAAGGAAATGAAGGCATCAAAAAAGCAGAAGAGCAGAGGCCTGATGTCGTATTAATGGACTTGAGCATGCCGCATGGAAAGGATGGATTATCTGCAACATCTGAGCTTAAAAAAATCCTGCCCAATACTTCTATACTTATTTTAACGATGCATGACGATGAAGAATATCTTTTCCGTGCCATACAGGCTGGGGCTTCAGGCTGTATTTTAAAAAGTGCTCCGCACGAAGAACTGCTGCAGGCGATTGAATCTGTTGCAAAAGGCTATGCCTATCTTTATCCGAGTGCAACAAAACGTTTGATGGAGGAATACCTTAGCCATATGAAACAGGACGGAGCGGATTCCTACAGTCTGCTTTCCGACCGTGAAAAGGAAGTCCTGACATTGATCGCAAAAGGCTATTCAAATAAAGAAATTGCCGAAAAGCTGGTTATCAGTGTGAAAACTGTAGAGACACATAAAAGTAAGGTAATGGAAAAACTCCAGATGAAAACAAGACCAGAACTCGTAACCTATGCTTTGAAAAAAGGACTGATGGGTTATGGATTCTAA
- the radC gene encoding DNA repair protein RadC produces the protein MEVLKVHDFPEEDRPRERLIHDGPGSLANHELLAILLRTGSKKESVLQLSNRLLNHFEGLRFLKEASVAELTSISGIGEAKAVQILAALELGRRINRLTYEDRYVIKSPQDGANYVMEEMRFLSQEHFVCLYLNTKNQVLHKQTVFIGSLNASIVHPREVYKEALKRSAASIICIHNHPSGDPTPSREDIEVTKRLTECGKMLGIELLDHLIIGEQKFVSLKEKGYL, from the coding sequence TTGGAAGTCTTGAAAGTCCATGATTTTCCTGAAGAAGACAGGCCGCGTGAAAGGTTAATTCACGACGGTCCTGGAAGTCTTGCAAATCACGAGCTGCTTGCTATATTGCTTAGAACAGGTTCAAAAAAGGAATCTGTTCTCCAGCTTTCAAACAGGCTGCTCAATCACTTTGAGGGACTAAGGTTTCTTAAAGAAGCATCTGTTGCGGAACTGACAAGCATCTCTGGAATCGGGGAAGCGAAGGCCGTGCAGATCCTCGCTGCACTTGAGCTGGGCAGAAGAATTAACCGCCTCACATACGAAGACAGATATGTCATCAAGTCTCCTCAAGACGGTGCGAATTATGTAATGGAAGAAATGCGCTTTTTATCGCAGGAGCATTTCGTTTGCCTCTATTTAAATACGAAAAACCAAGTGCTTCATAAACAAACTGTTTTTATCGGCAGCCTCAATGCCTCGATCGTCCATCCCCGCGAAGTGTACAAAGAAGCTCTGAAACGATCGGCCGCTTCCATTATTTGCATCCATAATCACCCCTCGGGAGATCCGACTCCAAGCCGAGAAGACATTGAAGTCACAAAAAGATTAACAGAGTGTGGTAAAATGTTAGGGATAGAGCTTTTGGACCATCTTATTATCGGCGAGCAAAAATTTGTGAGTTTAAAAGAAAAAGGATATTTGTAA
- the mreC gene encoding rod shape-determining protein MreC, which translates to MPQFFLNKRLILLLVSIIFLVALIGYSLKEDRQLTWPEQFVKDSTGLFQTVFHKPAQYVAGFFENVGDLKNTYEENKLLKSKIDEHMKIETELQELKRDNEQLRAELGAEESLREYNPIPATLIARNPDPGRWFDLITIDKGSQHGIQKDMAVITDKGLIGKVKSTSKFNSTVQLISSPDRKNRIAAEIQGKDGQPNIFGLIEGYDEKKKALLLKKIETDVKIEKGQKVVTSGSSGIFPEGLVIGEVMEVEPDSYGLSQMAYIKPEADLYNIDRVFVTERVKEPIDIDNMDPEEEEE; encoded by the coding sequence ATGCCACAGTTTTTCTTAAATAAACGTCTTATATTGTTGCTGGTTAGTATCATCTTTTTAGTGGCATTGATTGGGTATTCTTTAAAAGAAGACAGACAGCTAACATGGCCAGAACAATTTGTTAAAGATTCAACAGGATTATTCCAAACTGTATTTCATAAGCCCGCACAATATGTAGCGGGCTTCTTTGAGAATGTCGGCGATTTGAAAAATACATATGAAGAAAATAAATTGCTTAAAAGCAAAATTGACGAGCATATGAAAATCGAGACCGAGCTTCAGGAGCTGAAACGTGACAACGAACAGCTGCGGGCCGAACTCGGTGCCGAAGAATCACTTAGAGAATACAATCCAATTCCAGCCACTTTAATTGCACGAAATCCAGATCCGGGCCGCTGGTTTGACCTGATTACCATTGATAAGGGATCACAGCACGGCATTCAAAAGGATATGGCCGTGATCACGGATAAAGGATTAATCGGAAAAGTAAAAAGTACATCAAAATTCAATTCTACGGTTCAGCTAATAAGCTCTCCGGACCGCAAAAACCGGATTGCAGCTGAAATACAGGGCAAGGACGGGCAGCCAAATATTTTCGGATTGATCGAAGGATATGATGAGAAGAAAAAAGCGCTGCTGCTCAAAAAAATTGAAACGGATGTTAAAATCGAAAAAGGGCAGAAGGTAGTCACGTCAGGGAGCAGCGGAATATTCCCTGAAGGTCTTGTTATTGGTGAAGTAATGGAGGTAGAGCCTGATTCCTACGGACTTTCGCAAATGGCCTATATCAAACCTGAAGCTGATCTTTATAATATTGACCGTGTTTTTGTAACAGAACGCGTGAAAGAACCGATTGATATCGATAATATGGATCCAGAGGAGGAGGAAGAATAA
- a CDS encoding rod shape-determining protein has translation MFGIGTRDLGIDLGTANTLVFVKGKGIVVREPSVVAMQTDTKSIVAVGNDAKNMIGRTPGNVVALRPMKDGVIADYETTASMMKYYIKQATKGKGLFSSKPYVMVCVPSGITAVEERAVIDATRQAGARDAYTIEEPFAAAIGANLPVWEPTGSMVVDIGGGTTEVAIISLGGIVTSQSIRVAGDEMDDAIVNYIRKTYNLMIGDRTSESIKMEIGSAGSAEGVDNMDIRGRDLLTGLPKTIEITAKEIAEALRDTVNSIVDSVKNTLEKTPPELAADIMDRGIVLTGGGALLRNIDKVIGEETNMPVLIAENPLDCVAIGTGKALEHIHLFKTKARDSR, from the coding sequence ATGTTTGGAATTGGGACAAGAGACCTTGGTATAGATTTGGGTACAGCAAATACCCTTGTTTTCGTTAAAGGAAAAGGAATTGTGGTTCGTGAGCCTTCTGTTGTAGCGATGCAGACAGACACTAAGTCTATCGTAGCAGTAGGAAATGACGCAAAGAATATGATTGGACGCACCCCTGGAAATGTTGTGGCGCTCCGTCCGATGAAAGATGGCGTAATTGCCGATTATGAAACAACTGCATCAATGATGAAGTATTACATAAAACAAGCAACAAAAGGTAAAGGTCTTTTCTCCAGTAAGCCTTATGTTATGGTCTGTGTTCCTTCCGGCATTACAGCAGTAGAAGAGCGTGCAGTCATTGATGCGACAAGACAGGCTGGCGCACGCGATGCTTATACGATTGAAGAGCCGTTTGCAGCTGCAATCGGTGCGAATCTTCCTGTCTGGGAACCGACTGGAAGCATGGTTGTTGATATCGGCGGAGGTACTACAGAAGTAGCCATTATTTCTCTTGGCGGAATTGTTACGTCCCAATCTATTCGCGTTGCAGGTGACGAAATGGACGATGCGATTGTCAATTATATCCGCAAGACATATAACTTAATGATTGGCGACCGTACTTCAGAATCTATTAAAATGGAAATTGGTTCTGCCGGATCAGCTGAGGGTGTCGATAATATGGACATTCGCGGCCGTGATTTACTGACAGGCCTTCCAAAGACAATTGAAATTACGGCTAAGGAAATTGCAGAAGCTTTGCGCGATACGGTCAACTCAATTGTTGATTCTGTTAAAAACACACTTGAAAAAACACCGCCTGAGCTTGCGGCAGATATTATGGACCGCGGCATCGTTCTTACTGGAGGCGGAGCTTTGCTTCGCAACATTGATAAAGTGATCGGCGAAGAAACAAACATGCCTGTTTTAATTGCAGAAAACCCGCTTGATTGTGTTGCAATCGGTACAGGGAAAGCTCTTGAGCATATTCATTTGTTCAAAACAAAAGCAAGAGACAGCCGCTAA
- a CDS encoding MFS transporter, which translates to MMNKNIQLPLQTLNLVAGFMVWVLISSLLPFIKEDISIPASQLAMVTAIPVVLGSLLRIPLGYMANLFGARKIFMFSFILLLFPVYYLSEANSITDLLIGGLFLGIGGAVFSVGVTSLPKYYGKEKHGFVNGVYGAGNLGTAITAFSAPVVAMQLGWSVTMKLYLVLLGVFILLNFVFGDKTERKVATPLMEQIKGVYKNERMWLFCLFYFITFGSFVAFTIYLPNFLVANFGLEKVDAGLRTAGFIVVATVMRPVGGWLADRFNSLVLLMGVFFGFTVSAILLSFAPSIQLYTVGCLTIAFCAGMGNGVIFKLVPMYFQKQAGIVNGIVSAMGGLGGFFPPLLLAIIYNITGQYAIGFMALSQVALASLVLVIWMYYHDKLSLSNQIIKNTGEGIMVTDTNQKIISVNKAFTLLTGYEQEEVIGKNPNLLKSGLQSKDFYDLMWKSIEKNGFWQGEIWNRRKDGNNYLEWLTITAIKDDSGEVQLYAGMFSDITDQRAKTV; encoded by the coding sequence ATCATGAATAAAAACATTCAGCTGCCGCTCCAAACCTTAAATCTAGTGGCAGGATTTATGGTATGGGTATTGATATCATCTTTGCTGCCATTTATTAAAGAAGACATCTCGATTCCTGCTAGCCAGCTTGCTATGGTAACCGCTATACCGGTTGTTTTGGGGTCTCTTCTAAGGATTCCTCTGGGTTACATGGCTAACCTTTTTGGAGCAAGAAAGATTTTTATGTTCAGTTTTATCCTTTTGCTTTTTCCCGTTTATTACCTTAGTGAAGCGAACTCTATTACTGATTTATTGATCGGAGGATTATTCCTTGGCATAGGTGGAGCGGTGTTTTCAGTAGGTGTAACATCCCTTCCAAAATATTATGGAAAAGAAAAGCATGGATTCGTTAACGGAGTATACGGTGCAGGAAACCTTGGTACGGCCATCACGGCATTTTCCGCTCCGGTTGTTGCCATGCAGCTGGGCTGGTCTGTAACGATGAAGCTTTATCTTGTCCTATTAGGCGTCTTTATACTATTAAACTTTGTTTTTGGTGATAAAACAGAAAGAAAAGTGGCAACTCCATTAATGGAACAGATTAAAGGTGTTTATAAGAATGAGAGAATGTGGCTTTTCTGCTTATTTTATTTCATTACATTTGGTTCATTTGTAGCTTTTACAATCTATCTTCCTAACTTTCTCGTAGCGAACTTCGGGCTAGAAAAGGTGGATGCAGGTCTCCGGACAGCGGGCTTTATCGTAGTAGCAACTGTTATGAGGCCAGTAGGGGGATGGTTGGCGGACCGGTTTAACTCACTCGTTTTATTGATGGGCGTATTTTTTGGATTTACCGTTTCTGCAATCTTGCTTTCTTTTGCTCCATCCATTCAGTTATATACAGTCGGCTGTTTAACTATCGCATTTTGTGCGGGCATGGGAAATGGTGTAATTTTCAAACTTGTGCCGATGTACTTTCAGAAACAGGCAGGTATTGTAAATGGTATCGTATCAGCGATGGGCGGTCTTGGAGGCTTCTTTCCGCCGCTATTATTAGCGATCATCTATAATATTACAGGGCAGTATGCGATCGGCTTTATGGCTCTTTCACAGGTTGCACTTGCAAGTCTCGTGCTTGTGATATGGATGTATTATCATGATAAGCTGAGCTTGTCTAATCAGATTATCAAAAATACAGGCGAGGGGATTATGGTTACCGATACAAACCAAAAGATCATCTCAGTCAACAAAGCGTTTACTTTGCTTACTGGTTATGAACAAGAGGAAGTGATCGGAAAGAATCCTAATCTATTAAAATCTGGTCTTCAATCAAAAGACTTTTATGACCTGATGTGGAAGTCGATTGAGAAAAATGGCTTTTGGCAGGGAGAAATTTGGAACCGCCGTAAAGACGGCAACAATTATTTAGAATGGCTGACAATCACAGCCATAAAAGATGATTCTGGCGAGGTTCAGTTGTATGCAGGCATGTTTAGCGATATAACGGATCAGCGTGCAAAAACAGTATAA
- a CDS encoding Maf family protein: MQQHLILASGSPRRKELLENVHVPFKVVISDVEEVVDPKLTPSDIVMSLAEQKAAAVAERFKESFVLGADTVVVYNDEILGKPSNTEEAKQMLTKLSGNTHQVLTGVAILFQEKKFVFYEQTDVTFWPISDEEIEDYIATEEPMDKAGSYGIQELGSLFVKEIKGDYFSVVGLPVARTVRELKKAGFSLK, translated from the coding sequence ATGCAGCAGCACCTTATTTTGGCATCAGGTTCTCCGCGCAGAAAAGAACTGCTTGAGAATGTACATGTGCCTTTTAAAGTTGTAATCAGTGATGTGGAAGAAGTTGTGGATCCAAAGCTCACGCCTTCTGACATTGTGATGTCGCTTGCAGAGCAAAAAGCTGCAGCAGTTGCAGAGCGTTTCAAGGAATCGTTTGTTCTTGGAGCAGACACAGTTGTTGTCTATAATGATGAAATTTTAGGCAAGCCGTCCAATACAGAAGAAGCAAAGCAGATGCTTACTAAATTATCAGGCAATACCCACCAGGTCTTAACGGGGGTTGCCATTTTATTTCAAGAAAAGAAATTTGTGTTTTATGAACAGACAGATGTAACCTTCTGGCCAATTTCAGATGAAGAGATTGAAGATTACATTGCTACAGAGGAGCCGATGGATAAAGCAGGATCATATGGAATTCAAGAGCTCGGTTCGTTATTTGTAAAAGAAATAAAAGGCGACTACTTTTCCGTTGTCGGATTGCCTGTCGCACGTACCGTCAGAGAGCTGAAGAAGGCAGGGTTTTCACTTAAATAA
- a CDS encoding Rieske 2Fe-2S domain-containing protein, with translation MTDQNNKIPFKEENYTHNIDRNGERTLDRRGFMKTLVGAAGLFAVSSLPWGAVAAKELMKLGDKEYPKTKIADVKDIAVGDSVDFSFPSEHDSAILIRLSEKKYVAFQNACTHLRCPVFWKKEEGEMICPCHHGKFDAHTGAPTAGPPRRPLPEITLKIENGSIYAVRVKRYEA, from the coding sequence ATGACAGACCAAAATAATAAAATTCCTTTTAAGGAAGAGAATTATACCCATAATATCGACCGTAATGGTGAGAGAACACTTGACCGCAGAGGGTTCATGAAAACTCTTGTTGGTGCTGCAGGGCTGTTTGCCGTTTCTTCCTTGCCTTGGGGAGCGGTAGCTGCAAAGGAACTGATGAAACTAGGAGACAAAGAATATCCGAAAACAAAGATTGCAGATGTAAAAGATATCGCTGTTGGAGATTCAGTAGACTTTAGCTTTCCTTCTGAGCATGACAGCGCAATTCTTATTCGTTTGAGTGAGAAAAAATATGTAGCTTTTCAAAACGCATGCACCCATCTTCGCTGTCCAGTTTTTTGGAAAAAGGAAGAAGGAGAAATGATCTGTCCTTGTCATCATGGGAAGTTTGATGCTCACACTGGTGCACCTACTGCAGGGCCGCCGCGCCGACCGCTTCCTGAAATTACATTGAAGATCGAAAATGGCTCAATCTATGCGGTAAGGGTGAAACGTTATGAAGCGTAG
- a CDS encoding molybdopterin oxidoreductase family protein: MQRDKFFKEIENLEHPNEKLIKTHCSYCGMQCGMNLRVNTLTNKIIGVEPRYDWPVTVGKMCPKGVTAYQQTNHKDRLLRPLIRDDASLKGTKEGFRKASWDEAYDLIAEKFLDMQKHYGIDTLSVFSGVSMTNEKCYLTGKFARVALGTRYIDYNGRFCMSSAAGGFLRSFGVDRGSTLPWTDIHETDCLFITGSNTAECHPTSMFRVWAVQERGGYLIVADPRETPLARRADVHLDLKPGTDLALANGILNLLLEGNYADQDFIENHTNGIEETRELVSAFTPEYTSFITGVAPEKIIRAAEIYGKSPNAIVLFARGIEQQHKGVDNVSAYVNMALVTGKIGRPKSGVATFTGQGNGQGGREHGQKSDLLPGYRKITNPEHVKEVCQVWGITPEEMPKPGVSAYEMFELMDQKEIRGLYLLCSNPAVSAPNLNFVRKAMKNLDFMVCSDFYLSESAEFADVVLPAVTWSEDEGTVTNLEGRIIKINKAQEPIGESKPDWQIQVELAERLGKGKYFSHLKTARDVADEFRLASKGGYADYYGATWDKIDEQDGVFWPCRDENDKGTPHMFLDKKFYYPDGKAKICALPYRPPAEEPCNDYPLRLTTGRVVYHYLSGNQTRRIPFLHDMCPEPFVEVHPETAKEYHIEHEETVRLYTRRGSGHYKVKITEAIREDTVFVPYHFGHEESINLLTIAALDPISKMPEFKACAAQIEKIEMKKVQ; encoded by the coding sequence ATGCAAAGGGATAAATTCTTTAAAGAAATCGAGAATCTTGAACATCCGAATGAAAAACTTATAAAAACACATTGCAGCTATTGTGGAATGCAATGCGGAATGAACTTAAGAGTAAATACTCTTACAAACAAAATCATCGGAGTAGAGCCGCGCTACGACTGGCCTGTTACTGTCGGTAAAATGTGTCCGAAAGGGGTAACGGCTTATCAGCAGACAAACCACAAAGATCGTCTTCTTCGGCCGCTGATCCGGGATGATGCATCATTAAAAGGAACAAAAGAAGGTTTTCGGAAAGCCAGCTGGGATGAAGCGTATGATCTGATCGCAGAAAAATTTCTCGATATGCAGAAACACTATGGAATAGACACACTTTCTGTCTTCAGCGGTGTTTCTATGACGAACGAAAAATGCTATCTAACTGGAAAATTTGCAAGGGTTGCCCTGGGTACCCGCTACATTGATTACAATGGCCGTTTTTGTATGTCCAGTGCTGCAGGCGGATTTTTACGATCATTTGGGGTGGATAGAGGATCTACCCTTCCCTGGACGGATATTCATGAAACAGATTGTCTTTTTATAACAGGAAGCAATACAGCTGAATGCCATCCGACATCGATGTTCCGCGTTTGGGCGGTTCAAGAACGCGGCGGATATTTAATTGTTGCAGACCCAAGAGAGACTCCACTCGCTAGAAGAGCAGATGTTCATCTTGATCTGAAACCTGGAACCGACCTTGCGCTGGCAAATGGTATCCTGAATCTCCTTTTGGAAGGGAACTATGCGGATCAGGATTTTATCGAAAACCATACAAACGGTATTGAGGAAACAAGAGAACTTGTATCTGCATTCACACCGGAATATACGAGTTTCATAACGGGAGTGGCACCCGAAAAAATAATCCGGGCAGCGGAAATTTACGGAAAATCACCGAATGCGATTGTCTTGTTTGCTCGAGGAATCGAACAGCAGCATAAGGGAGTCGATAACGTTTCAGCTTATGTCAACATGGCACTTGTGACAGGTAAAATCGGAAGACCTAAATCAGGTGTCGCTACCTTTACAGGGCAAGGAAATGGTCAGGGAGGCAGAGAGCATGGCCAAAAATCTGATCTTCTGCCAGGATATCGAAAAATTACGAACCCAGAGCATGTAAAGGAAGTTTGCCAAGTTTGGGGTATCACACCAGAAGAAATGCCAAAACCAGGTGTTTCTGCTTATGAAATGTTTGAGCTCATGGATCAAAAAGAGATTCGAGGTTTATATCTTCTTTGTTCAAACCCTGCTGTATCAGCGCCAAACTTAAATTTTGTAAGAAAAGCGATGAAGAATCTTGATTTTATGGTGTGCTCAGACTTTTATCTTTCTGAATCAGCGGAGTTTGCGGATGTAGTTTTGCCAGCTGTGACATGGTCTGAAGATGAAGGTACGGTTACAAACCTTGAGGGCCGCATCATTAAAATCAATAAAGCGCAAGAACCGATCGGAGAATCAAAACCAGATTGGCAGATTCAAGTGGAACTTGCTGAACGTCTTGGAAAAGGAAAATACTTCTCACATCTGAAAACGGCAAGAGACGTAGCTGATGAATTTCGTCTTGCATCAAAAGGCGGATACGCAGATTATTACGGAGCAACATGGGATAAGATCGATGAACAAGATGGCGTCTTCTGGCCATGCAGAGATGAAAATGATAAAGGGACTCCCCACATGTTCCTGGATAAAAAATTCTATTATCCCGACGGAAAAGCCAAGATTTGTGCTCTTCCATACCGGCCGCCTGCAGAAGAACCGTGTAATGATTATCCGTTAAGACTGACAACAGGGCGTGTTGTATACCACTATCTTTCAGGTAACCAGACAAGACGGATTCCTTTTCTGCATGATATGTGCCCTGAACCTTTTGTGGAGGTCCATCCAGAAACAGCGAAAGAATACCACATTGAACATGAAGAAACGGTAAGGCTTTATACAAGACGAGGCTCTGGACATTATAAGGTGAAGATTACGGAAGCCATTCGGGAAGATACTGTTTTTGTTCCTTACCACTTTGGGCATGAGGAATCTATCAATCTGCTAACGATCGCAGCACTTGATCCTATTTCTAAAATGCCAGAGTTTAAAGCCTGCGCGGCTCAGATTGAGAAAATAGAAATGAAGAAGGTGCAATAA
- the mreD gene encoding rod shape-determining protein MreD: MNRILLPLLILFIFISESTFVDLIELPFTNDSQVIIPRFVMLSIVYITAYYSQKAGLIYGIVFGLLHDIVYTEILGIYLFAYPLFAYLISKALKALQGNMLVVLFLSLLAVTLLEFYSYGIQWLIGYSNLSFYDFTNLRLLPTLAANSVAAIVLIYPMSRFISKVKSDYLDD; the protein is encoded by the coding sequence ATGAATCGTATTCTCCTTCCTCTTTTGATCTTATTTATTTTTATTTCCGAAAGCACCTTTGTTGATTTGATTGAGCTTCCATTCACAAATGATAGCCAAGTCATCATCCCGCGATTTGTCATGCTTTCGATTGTTTATATTACGGCCTATTACAGTCAAAAAGCTGGGCTGATCTACGGTATCGTTTTTGGACTGCTGCATGACATTGTATACACAGAAATACTGGGCATTTATTTATTTGCCTATCCATTGTTCGCTTATTTAATTTCGAAAGCTTTAAAGGCACTGCAGGGAAATATGCTCGTTGTGCTTTTCTTGTCTTTGCTTGCTGTTACACTTTTGGAATTCTACTCGTATGGCATTCAATGGCTGATCGGCTACTCCAATTTGTCATTCTATGATTTTACTAATTTGAGACTTTTGCCTACACTGGCTGCTAATTCTGTCGCGGCGATCGTACTGATCTACCCAATGAGCCGCTTTATATCGAAAGTCAAAAGTGATTATCTGGATGATTAG